In Fusarium oxysporum f. sp. lycopersici 4287 chromosome 6, whole genome shotgun sequence, a single window of DNA contains:
- a CDS encoding phosphatidylinositol phospholipase C, gamma-1 encodes MVNIMKEAFGSRLVTETLEDSYDKLPSPSELMERVLIKVKKPQIKQEPPASNFHGRRRGNSLNSPLTRSVTDAAMLMPSQSLPQSLMRSPSPSCRRPVRKTRVNTITQGGVQDRASRSASDNDSGGERNSRKTSTKIVKELGDLGVYCFGVNYVGFDTAEAKQYNHIFSMESSFAKNFRAKEQKIAVDLHNLRYMMRVYPDRTRITSNNFDPLLYWRRGIQMVALNWQTFDLGMQINRAMFDGGQDFLGYVLKPAELRDIQVLPYNPELPGGKKERSVVSFTSAVISAQRLMRPASLPANKAMNPYVEVEVFHASDKREKRNESTLPRDLDPPQKFRTNIVRENGFNPMFDGHFKFKVTKKQPDLVIVRWSVKLSNDGENYDDRPAVATYTAKLSNLKQGYRTLPLLNDAGDQYLFSKLFCKIKVDSIEKMMIDAPCRALDGSRIKGLGGKAFS; translated from the coding sequence ATGGTCAACATTATGAAGGAGGCCTTCGGCTCTCGACTGGTCACCGAGACGTTGGAAGACTCCTATGACAAGCTGCCTTCACCCTCTGAGCTCATGGAACGCGTCctcatcaaggtcaagaagccgCAGATCAAGCAGGAGCCTCCTGCCAGCAATTTTCACGGCCGCCGACGAGGCAACAGCCTCAACTCACCACTGACTCGTTCCGTGACTGATGCCGCCATGTTGATGCCTTCGCAGTCGCTTCCTCAGAGCCTCATGCGTAGCCCTAGCCCTTCTTGTCGTCGACCGGTGAGAAAGACTCGTGTCAACACAATTACTCAAGGCGGGGTGCAAGATAGAGCGAGTAGAAGCGCCAGCGACAATGACAGCGGCGGGGAGCGAAACTCACGAAAGACGTCTACCAAGATTGTTAAAGAGCTTGGTGATCTTGGCGTCTACTGTTTTGGTGTCAATTATGTTGGCTTTGACACTGCCGAGGCGAAGCAATATAACCACATCTTCTCCATGGAGTCGAGCTTTGCCAAGAACTTTCGCGCCAAGGAACAGAAGATAGCAGTCGACCTCCACAACCTGCGCTACATGATGCGAGTTTACCCTGATCGCACCCGAATCACCTCCAACAACTTTGATCCCCTCCTGTACTGGCGCCGCGGAATCCAGATGGTTGCGCTCAACTGGCAGACCTTCGACTTGGGTATGCAGATCAACCGCGCCATGTTTGACGGTGGCCAGGACTTCTTGGGCTACGTGCTTAAACCTGCGGAGCTACGGGACATCCAAGTGCTCCCATACAACCCCGAACTTCCTGGGGGCAAGAAGGAGCGCAGTGTTGTTTCATTCACCAGCGCTGTCATCTCGGCACAACGGCTTATGCGCCCGGCCAGCCTCCCCGCCAACAAGGCGATGAACCCGTAcgtcgaggtcgaggtcTTCCACGCCAGTGATAAACGGGAGAAGAGGAATGAGTCAACATTGCCTCGAGATCTTGACCCCCCGCAAAAGTTCCGGACAAATATCGTACGAGAGAACGGCTTCAACCCAATGTTTGATGGCCACTTCAAGTTCAAAGTCACGAAGAAACAACCCGATCTGGTCATTGTCCGATGGTCTGTCAAACTCTCTAACGATGGCGAGAACTACGATGACAGACCGGCAGTGGCCACCTACACTGCTAAGCTTAGCAACCTCAAGCAAGGCTACCGCACCTTACCTCTTCTCAACGATGCTGGTGACCAGTATCTTTTCTCAAAGCTCTTCTGCAAGATCAAGGTTGATTCGattgagaagatgatgatcgACGCACCCTGCCGCGCCCTAGATGGTAGCAGGATAAAGGGCCTGGGCGGAAAGGCCTTTAGCTGA
- a CDS encoding hypothetical protein (At least one base has a quality score < 10) — protein sequence MKFSAVTLTIFLAVFSQVSSIKDAASSALESASGIVSSAKGAASSAAGRASSAVESVRGSISSAVESKTGNAASTATSTEASTSEHINTAAAASISSDIARISSDIQTAKGAVSASLHSALESASSALASAKASATASATTSTSTSQAAGAMPTAAVAIGALMGGAAVLVNM from the exons ATGAAGTTCTCTGCTGTTACTTTAACCATCTTCCTTGCGGTCTTTTCTCAG GTCTCCTCCATCAAAGACGCAGCGTCCTCTGCCCTTGAAAGTGCCAGCGGCATTGTCTCCTCCGCCAAAGGCGCAGCGTCCTCTGCCGCGGGTCGAGCCTCCAGTGCCGTCGAGAGCGTCCGTGGTTCCATCTCCAGTGCTGTTGAGAGCAAGACCGGAAACGCTGCCTCGACCGCTACCAGCACCGAGGCTTCTACCTCTGAGCATATCAATACTGCCGCGGCCGCCAGCATCAGCAGCGATATTGCCAGAATCAGCTCTGATATCCAAACTGCAAAGGGCGCCGTTTCCGCCTCTCTCCATTCAGCTCTGGAGTCGGCTAGCAGCGCTCTTGCGAGTGCCAAAGCAAGCGCGACTGCTTCCGCTACCACGTCCACAAGCACGTCTCAAGCCGCCGGTGCCATGCCCACTGCTGCCGTTGCCATAGGAGCCCTCATGGGCGGCGCTGCCGTTCTCGTTAATATGTAA
- a CDS encoding hypothetical protein (At least one base has a quality score < 10), translating into MHFGQYESTMGPEQDRNSVEVIRKVLDYDTPDLVVLNGDLINGDSTYVHNSTHYIDQIVKPMVNRSLTWASTYGNHDHNYNIAGDDILDREQMWPGSRTQKMVNETMSGTTNYYLAVYPANCIDTTDCSPRLLLWFFDGRGGNYYQGSSQQNWVDQSVVDWFNKTSTELTNKHNKTIPSLTFVHVPINASIAFQEQVGVRKNYQPGINDDPPVPQQGYGWCANGTPTYDCSYGGQDVPFMEALVTIPRIIGLFYGHDHGNTWCYRWNRKLDGMTIEGNGIHLCYGQHSGYGGYGDWIRGAREIIVTEDKLDNNEVDTYIRLESGDVVGAVTLNSSFNEDYYAATPNTMTYMSEGESSEFLSILLGSELIVAAAIAWLSL; encoded by the exons ATGCATTTTGGACAAT ATGAATCAACTATGGGCCCTGAACAAGATCGCAACTCTGTCGAAGTAATTCGCAAGGTGCTCGACTATGATACACCAGATCTTGTAGTTCTCAACGGGGATCTCATCAATGGTGACTCCACCTACGTCCACAACAGCACACATTATATTGACCAGATTGTCAAACCTATGGTTAATCGCAGTCTCACCTGGGCGTCCACCTACGGCAACCATGACCACAACTATAACATTGCCGGTGATGATATTCTAGACCGCGAGCAGATGTGGCCTGGCTCGCGCACTCAAAAAATGGTCAACGAAACAATGTCCGGCACAACCAACTACTATCTCGCTGTCTACCCGGCCAACTGTATCGACACCACCGATTGCAGCCCTCGACTTCTCCTGTGGTTCTTCGACGGCCGCGGCGGTAACTATTATCAAGGTAGTTCGCAGCAGAACTGGGTTGACCAGAGTGTCGTAGATTGGTTCAATAAGACCAGCACGGAATTAACCAACAAGCACAACAAGACCATCCCTTCGCTCACCTTTGTCCACGTACCCATCAACGCGAGTATCGCATTCCAGGAACAGGTTGGAGTTCGCAAAAACTACCAGCCAGGTATCAACGACGACCCTCCGGTCCCGCAGCAAGGTTACGGCTGGTGTGCGAATGGAACTCCTACCTACGATTGCTCGTACGGCGGCCAGGATGTACCTTTCATGGAGGCTTTGGTCACGATACCAAGAATCATCGGTTTGTTCTACGGCCACGACCATGGTAACACTTGGTGCTACCGCTGGAATAGGAAATTGGATGGAATGACGATCGAAGGCAACGGCATCCACCTCTGCTATGGACAGCATTCGGGTTACGGAGGTTATGGTGACTGGATTCGCGGTGCACGAGAGATTATTGTGACAGAAGACAAGCTGGACAACAATGAGGTCGATACCTATATTCGCCTCGAATCTGGCGACGTCGTGGGAGCTGTGACGCTGAACTCATCCTTCAACGAAGACTACTACGCTGCAACACCGAATACAATGACCTACATGTCGGAGGGAGAGAGCAGTGAATTCTTGAGCATTTTATTAGGCTCCGAACTTATTGTGGCAGCGGCGATTGCTTGGCTAAGTCTCTGA